CCTCGATGTTCTCGCAAAGCAGCCAGCCAGCCGTGTTCCGCTTTTTGATCCGGAAAGCGGCAAGCCCTATGGTTATCGTCGGCTCTCTCCGGACAGCTATGAGCTTTGCGCAACTTTCGCGCTGGAGTCCGATGAATCCACGGCTCTGCGCTGGTCACACAAGGCTGGGCGCGCCTGTTTCCGCCTGAGCGTCCGGCGCTGAAGAGGCTCAGTTTGCGCGGCTTTGCGCCAGCGATAGTTCTTATCTCCCTTTGAGCAACTGCTGTTCCAGCCAGTCGAAGGTGGCGTTGATCGCCTTGCGTGAGGCGGTTGCGGTGGCTTGTTCATCGTTGCCGGTCCAGTCGTGGCTGACGCCGTCGATGAGCACCAGCTCAGCGCGTACTCCAGCGTTTTTCAGCCGCTCTTCGAGCTGACGGGATTGCTCTGCAGGCACCGTGGTGTCGTCGGTGCCGTGGATGAGCAGCGTCGGTGGATCGTTGGCGTCAACGTGGCTGACGGGGCTGGCTTTCACAAATACGCCGGGCGGGCAGCCTTCGGGGGTGCAACCGAAAAAGCGCATCGGGCCACTGGGGTCGATCGTACTGCCGGGCGCCGTGGCCTGCTGGAACAATGCTTCCAGCTCATAAGGGCCATACCAGCCGACAAAGGCCTGCACGCGGTCGGACTCCCCGGCGTTCTCCATGCCTGGCAAATCAAACTCCATATCCTCGCCGGTGAAAGCGGTCATGGCGCCGAGATGCGCTCCGGCCGATGCGCCCCAAATTCCGACATGATCCGGATCGATGCCATACTTTCCGGCGTTGGCGCGCAGGAAGCGGATGGCGGCCTTGATGTCCTGCACGGCGCCTGGAAAGCTCGCCTCGCCACTGAGCCGGTAGTCAATCGATGCCACCACGAAGCCGCGTTCCGCCAGACGGGCCAGCACTCGGGGG
This portion of the Chlorobaculum parvum NCIB 8327 genome encodes:
- a CDS encoding alpha/beta hydrolase, with translation MLNKQLGTIALALLLGNPATATAMSRPLEPPIPISAENVNTDMLPPAIIKLGKVTVTPDITYLKLPGFRPMLLDLYRPKGKALRPLVIFVHGGSWTTGSKRTTAHFTDFPRVLARLAERGFVVASIDYRLSGEASFPGAVQDIKAAIRFLRANAGKYGIDPDHVGIWGASAGAHLGAMTAFTGEDMEFDLPGMENAGESDRVQAFVGWYGPYELEALFQQATAPGSTIDPSGPMRFFGCTPEGCPPGVFVKASPVSHVDANDPPTLLIHGTDDTTVPAEQSRQLEERLKNAGVRAELVLIDGVSHDWTGNDEQATATASRKAINATFDWLEQQLLKGR